One window from the genome of Schistocerca piceifrons isolate TAMUIC-IGC-003096 chromosome 1, iqSchPice1.1, whole genome shotgun sequence encodes:
- the LOC124709960 gene encoding cuticle protein 67-like → MYKFLVLATVLAVANAGYLGGYAAPAVAYGAPAYAAYGAHAVAPAAITSQHSNILRSYGNLGQVSTYSKTIDTPYSSVTKSDVRVSNDALAAPAYGYARAAYAAPAYGYARAAYAPAAAYAAPAVAAHGLLGVAYSAAPAVAHLSYSAPALSYAW, encoded by the coding sequence TTCCTGGTTCTCGCCACCGTCCTGGCCGTCGCCAACGCCGGCTACCTGGGAGgctacgccgcccccgccgtggCCTACGGCGCCCCCGCCTACGCCGCCTACGGCGCGCACGCCGTCGCCCCCGCGGCCATCACCTCCCAGCACTCCAACATCCTGAGGAGCTACGGCAACCTGGGACAGGTGTCCACCTACTCCAAGACCATCGACACCCCCTACTCCAGCGTCACCAAGTCTGACGTGCGCGTGAGCAACGACGCCCTGGCCGCCCCCGCCTACGGCTACGCCCGtgccgcctacgccgcccccgcctacGGCTACGCCCGCGCCGCCTACGCGCCCGCcgccgcctacgccgcccccgccgtcgccgCCCACGGTCTGCTGGGAGTCGCCTactccgccgcccccgccgtcgcccACCTGTCCTACAGCGCCCCTGCTCTGTCTTACGCCTGGTAG
- the LOC124709479 gene encoding cuticle protein 67-like, with the protein MYKFLVLATVLAVANAGYLGGYAAPAVAYGAPAYAAYGAHAVAPAAITSQHSNILRSYGNLGQVSTYSKTIDTPYSSVTKSDVRVSNDALAAPAYGYARAAYAAPAYGYARAAYAPAAAYAAPAVAAHGLLGVAYSAAPAVAHLSYSAPALSYAW; encoded by the exons ATGTACAAA TTCCTGGTTCTCGCCACCGTCCTGGCCGTCGCCAACGCCGGCTACCTGGGAGgctacgccgcccccgccgtggCCTACGGCGCCCCCGCCTACGCCGCCTACGGCGCCCACGCCGTCGCCCCCGCGGCCATCACCTCCCAGCACTCCAACATCCTGAGGAGCTACGGCAACCTGGGACAGGTGTCCACCTACTCCAAGACCATCGACACCCCCTACTCCAGCGTCACCAAGTCTGACGTGCGCGTGAGCAACGACGCCCTGGCCGCCCCCGCCTACGGCTACGCCCGtgccgcctacgccgcccccgcctacGGCTACGCCCGCGCCGCCTACGCCCCCGCcgccgcctacgccgcccccgccgtcgccgCCCACGGTCTGCTGGGAGTGGCCTACTCCGCGGCCCCCGCCGTCGCCCACCTGTCCTACAGCGCCCCTGCTCTGTCTTACGCCTGGTAG